In a genomic window of Nodosilinea sp. E11:
- the recG gene encoding ATP-dependent DNA helicase RecG encodes MAEAQPSPPDWVRLQRALSVEAETGFNDLVGKQQRFSEFLRDSLHQPPASLPGDQQGAWQTLAHKYAGYIDLSFAQRQHLVAETRRFLYGTQRLLEKVAETKTLRTKEGSPVEPGESTPAKTSRRPKTTPKTTQLAETSGTGSLRVGLEQPITYLKGIGPKNSDRLAKLGLFTVQDVLYYYPRDHINYAQQVKIRDLEPGETVTIVGTVKRVNCFTSPRNKKLTIFELQLSDGSGTLKLNRFYPGNRYATPSWQQQQKRQYPQGAIVAASGLVKAGKFGVTLEDPHLEVLDSLSDRIESLTIGRMVPVYALTEGVPADLVRKAVAAALPALPDLQDPLPVDLRQRYELIGVGDAIGQIHFPDDEAHLAQARRRLIFDEFLYLQLGLLRRRQQQQAQQTAITLAPTGALIDDFYNIIPFSLTGAQQRVVNDILSDLQKPVPMNRLVQGDVGSGKTVVAVVATLAAIQSGYQAAIMAPTEVLAEQHYRKLVEWFNQLHLTVELLTGSTRAAKRRQMLGELATGELPILVGTHALIEDPVQFRDLGLVVIDEQHRFGVQQRARLTQKGANPHVLTLTATPIPRTLTLTMHGDLDVSQIDELPPGRKTIQTTLLTNKERTHAYDLMRREIAQGRQVYVVLPLVDESEKLDLKSAVEEHQRLAEVIFPEFTVGLLHGRMSSAEKDAAITAFRNQESHILVSTTVVEVGVDVPNASVMLIEHAERFGLSQLHQLRGRVGRGAAQSFCLLLSGSRSENALQRLKVLEQSQDGFFIAEMDLRFRGPGEVLGTRQSGLPDFALASLIEDQDVLMVARQAAEALLKEDPALARWPKLSKELQRRYEKLMGGAIMT; translated from the coding sequence ATGGCGGAAGCACAACCTTCCCCGCCCGATTGGGTGCGGCTGCAGCGGGCTCTCTCCGTGGAGGCCGAAACCGGCTTTAACGACCTAGTGGGTAAACAGCAACGCTTCAGCGAGTTTTTGCGCGATAGCTTACACCAGCCGCCCGCTAGTTTGCCTGGAGATCAGCAGGGTGCTTGGCAGACCCTGGCCCACAAGTATGCGGGTTATATCGACCTGAGCTTTGCCCAGCGTCAGCATTTAGTAGCCGAGACCCGTCGTTTTCTCTACGGTACCCAGCGCCTGCTGGAGAAAGTGGCGGAAACCAAAACCCTCCGCACCAAGGAGGGTAGCCCGGTAGAACCGGGTGAATCTACCCCCGCTAAAACCTCTCGACGGCCCAAAACCACCCCCAAAACCACCCAACTAGCGGAGACCTCCGGGACGGGTAGCTTGCGCGTTGGCCTCGAACAGCCAATCACTTACTTGAAGGGTATTGGGCCTAAAAACAGCGATCGCCTTGCCAAGTTGGGCCTCTTTACGGTTCAAGATGTCCTCTATTACTACCCCCGCGATCACATCAACTACGCCCAGCAGGTCAAAATTCGCGACTTAGAACCGGGCGAAACCGTCACGATTGTCGGCACCGTCAAGCGGGTCAACTGCTTCACCAGCCCCCGCAATAAAAAGCTGACCATTTTTGAGTTGCAACTCTCCGACGGCAGTGGCACCCTCAAGCTCAACCGCTTTTACCCCGGCAATCGTTACGCTACCCCCAGCTGGCAGCAGCAGCAAAAACGCCAGTATCCTCAGGGGGCGATCGTCGCCGCCTCGGGCCTGGTGAAGGCGGGCAAGTTTGGGGTGACGCTGGAAGATCCACACCTAGAGGTGTTGGATAGCCTGAGCGATCGCATCGAGTCGCTCACCATTGGCCGTATGGTGCCGGTGTATGCGCTCACCGAGGGCGTTCCTGCCGATCTGGTACGCAAAGCAGTGGCCGCCGCCCTGCCCGCCCTTCCAGACCTACAGGATCCGCTACCGGTAGATCTGCGACAGCGGTACGAGTTGATTGGGGTGGGGGATGCGATCGGGCAAATCCACTTTCCCGACGACGAAGCGCACCTAGCCCAAGCCCGCCGCCGCCTAATCTTCGACGAATTTCTTTACCTTCAGCTTGGTTTACTGCGCCGTCGCCAGCAGCAGCAGGCTCAGCAAACCGCCATTACCCTGGCTCCCACCGGAGCCCTGATCGACGACTTTTACAACATCATTCCCTTTAGCCTCACCGGGGCTCAACAGCGTGTCGTCAACGACATTCTCTCCGACCTGCAAAAGCCCGTCCCCATGAACCGCTTAGTGCAGGGCGATGTGGGGTCTGGGAAAACCGTAGTAGCGGTGGTCGCGACCCTCGCTGCCATTCAGTCGGGCTACCAGGCCGCCATTATGGCCCCCACCGAAGTACTAGCCGAGCAGCACTACCGCAAGCTAGTGGAGTGGTTCAACCAGCTGCACCTCACTGTAGAACTGCTGACGGGGTCTACCCGAGCCGCCAAACGGCGTCAAATGCTGGGAGAACTCGCCACCGGAGAGCTTCCCATTCTGGTTGGCACCCATGCCCTGATCGAAGATCCCGTTCAATTTCGCGACCTGGGTCTGGTCGTGATCGATGAGCAGCACCGCTTTGGTGTGCAGCAGCGGGCCAGGCTGACCCAAAAAGGGGCTAACCCCCACGTACTTACCCTCACGGCTACCCCCATTCCCCGCACGCTAACGCTGACCATGCACGGCGATTTAGACGTAAGCCAGATCGACGAACTGCCGCCGGGGCGCAAAACGATTCAAACCACCCTGCTGACCAATAAAGAACGCACCCATGCCTACGACCTCATGCGCCGCGAGATCGCCCAGGGTCGCCAGGTCTACGTCGTGCTACCCCTGGTAGACGAGTCAGAAAAGCTCGATCTAAAATCGGCGGTGGAAGAGCACCAGCGGTTAGCAGAGGTGATTTTTCCGGAGTTCACTGTTGGTCTGCTCCACGGGCGCATGTCTTCCGCCGAGAAAGATGCCGCCATTACCGCCTTTCGTAATCAGGAGAGCCACATTCTGGTATCGACTACCGTGGTGGAAGTTGGGGTAGATGTGCCCAATGCCTCGGTAATGCTGATCGAGCATGCCGAACGGTTTGGCCTGTCTCAACTGCACCAGCTGCGGGGCCGGGTGGGGCGCGGGGCAGCACAGTCGTTTTGCCTCTTGCTCAGCGGCAGCCGCAGCGAAAATGCCTTGCAGCGGCTCAAAGTATTAGAGCAATCTCAAGATGGCTTCTTTATCGCCGAGATGGATCTGCGCTTTCGCGGTCCTGGAGAGGTGCTGGGTACCCGTCAGTCGGGCCTGCCTGACTTTGCGCTGGCGAGTTTGATTGAGGATCAAGATGTGCTGATGGTCGCTCGTCAGGCGGCAGAAGCGCTGCTTAAAGAAGATCCAGCCCTAGCTCGCTGGCCCAAACTGTCCAAAGAGCTCCAGCGCCGCTACGAAAAACTGATGGGCGGCGCAATTATGACCTAA
- a CDS encoding helicase C-terminal domain-containing protein, whose amino-acid sequence MIEAQVHQQLRALLREWGEPSWPHHLTLARLVARALRLGRSALLQVGGLSAYQGEYRLSYLIALMMWPGPAIIVAPESTIQRVLMVELPRLQEKLRLRKSVQRGSHWPGDTFSGLLMTTPEDWLSDRLGGENRFPEGIPTLIDDADNLERWLRQQLTADLGPLDWNQLALAYPDHQRLIQDTHVALTHAAFQRPTNPYHRYLLEEGDSQQLQRLHQILTASRVESSHVEGPMPPRWAEFWRQFNPPNHLLWFAVERDRGQMSLHCAPVELATALAPIWAQQPVVLIGAALDLDAAADNFRQRLGLDDLTCLQFAPNRHNDAIQLYLPSHLPLPNTPEFQGGLHQEIRRLLMAVRPDRPGPTVILLDDLPLKGQLGAALAGEFGSRVQVEQADIGPNSILVSGWEFWRQHRALVPPPALLIVATLPLPSLENPMVASRVAFHKRRRQDWFRLYLLPTAVTELQRAIAPSRQHQGMVALLDTRVHYRSYGAQILEALSPAACVRSLPDEWRP is encoded by the coding sequence GTGATTGAGGCCCAAGTACACCAACAACTGCGCGCCCTGCTGCGGGAATGGGGAGAGCCAAGCTGGCCCCATCATTTGACGCTGGCACGGCTGGTGGCGCGGGCGTTGCGGCTGGGGCGCAGTGCTCTATTACAGGTAGGCGGCCTGTCGGCTTACCAGGGAGAATACCGCCTCAGCTACCTCATTGCCTTGATGATGTGGCCTGGTCCGGCCATCATTGTGGCTCCTGAGTCCACTATCCAGCGGGTGCTGATGGTCGAGTTGCCGCGCCTACAGGAAAAGCTGCGGCTGCGTAAGTCGGTGCAGCGGGGTAGTCATTGGCCCGGTGACACCTTCTCAGGTCTGCTAATGACCACGCCTGAGGACTGGCTGAGCGATCGCCTAGGGGGTGAAAACCGCTTTCCTGAAGGCATTCCAACCCTGATTGACGATGCCGATAACCTGGAGCGGTGGCTGCGTCAGCAACTCACCGCCGACCTCGGCCCCCTCGACTGGAATCAGCTAGCCTTGGCCTATCCCGATCATCAGAGGCTGATTCAAGATACCCATGTAGCCCTTACCCACGCCGCCTTTCAGCGCCCGACCAACCCCTACCATCGCTATCTTTTAGAAGAAGGGGACAGCCAACAGCTCCAGCGACTACACCAGATCCTCACCGCCAGTCGGGTGGAGTCCTCCCATGTCGAGGGGCCGATGCCGCCCCGATGGGCTGAGTTTTGGCGGCAGTTCAACCCGCCCAATCACCTGCTGTGGTTTGCAGTCGAGCGCGATCGCGGCCAAATGAGCCTCCACTGCGCTCCGGTCGAGCTAGCCACAGCGTTAGCCCCCATCTGGGCTCAGCAGCCCGTGGTGCTGATCGGCGCTGCCCTCGACCTCGATGCGGCAGCCGATAATTTTCGCCAGCGGCTGGGGCTAGACGACCTCACCTGCCTTCAGTTTGCCCCTAACCGCCACAACGACGCCATTCAGTTATACCTGCCCAGCCACCTACCGTTGCCGAATACGCCCGAATTCCAGGGAGGACTGCACCAGGAGATTCGTCGTCTGCTGATGGCGGTTCGCCCCGATCGCCCTGGCCCCACGGTGATTTTGCTGGACGATCTCCCTCTCAAAGGACAACTGGGGGCCGCCCTAGCAGGAGAGTTTGGCTCGCGAGTACAGGTAGAGCAGGCCGACATTGGCCCCAACAGCATTCTGGTAAGCGGCTGGGAGTTTTGGCGGCAGCACCGCGCCCTGGTGCCGCCGCCGGCCCTGTTGATCGTCGCGACTCTGCCATTGCCTTCCCTAGAAAACCCGATGGTGGCGAGTCGGGTAGCCTTTCACAAGCGGCGGCGGCAAGATTGGTTTCGCCTATACCTGTTGCCCACGGCGGTGACCGAGCTCCAGCGGGCGATCGCCCCTTCGCGGCAGCACCAGGGCATGGTGGCCCTGCTCGATACCCGCGTGCACTATCGCAGCTACGGAGCGCAAATTTTAGAGGCGCTGAGCCCAGCTGCCTGTGTGCGATCGCTGCCCGATGAGTGGAGGCCGTAG
- a CDS encoding DUF2839 domain-containing protein has protein sequence MGESKRRKEQLGDQYGQAEPILPWLPITKDQSQQFMKWTTRGTWGSIIVIIAFWITLRFVGPGLGWWTLAD, from the coding sequence ATGGGCGAATCAAAGCGACGCAAAGAACAGTTAGGAGATCAGTACGGGCAGGCCGAGCCGATTTTGCCTTGGCTCCCTATTACCAAAGACCAATCGCAGCAGTTTATGAAGTGGACCACTCGGGGCACCTGGGGATCCATTATTGTGATTATTGCGTTTTGGATTACCCTGCGGTTTGTTGGGCCTGGGCTGGGCTGGTGGACCCTGGCAGACTGA